The nucleotide sequence TTATGATCAATATATATCTGCTTTTTCCTAATTGCAAACACTCCTAAATTAACCCCATTAGCAGTCTTGGCATTTAACGCTTTCAAATAAAGGAGTCGGTAAATTGGAATTATTTAGTGCAGAGTTTTTCTCGGCCTTATTGGCGATAGTGGTCATTGACCTGGTCTTAGCTGGTGATAATGCCATCGTCATTGCTATGGCAGCTAGGAATTTGCCAGTGCAACTTCAGAAAAAAGCCATTGTGTGGGGTGCGATCGGAGCAATTGCGGTACGCAGTGCCATGACATTGGTGGTGGTCTATTTATTAAATATACCCGGCTTAATGCTTGTTGGTGGTCTATTACTTATTTGGATTGCATACAAATTACTGAATCCTGAGAAAGAAGATGAGAGCGCTCATGATGGAGCCTCTACTAGTTTTTGGGGTGCCATGAAAACTATCGTGATAGCTGATGCTGTCATGGGTTTAGATAATGTGTTGGCTGTTGCTGGTGCCTCACATGGAAGTTACCTACTCGTCATTCTTGGTTTATTAATTAGCATCCCAGTAGTGATCTGGGGCTCTACTCAAATCTTGAAATTGGTTGAGCGCTTTCCTTCCATCATCTATTTGGGAGCTGGCGTCCTCGCTTGGACAGCGGCCAAGATGATGACTTCCGAGCCTATCGTGCAAGAGTGGCAGATCTTTAGTAGCTCAATTGCTGAGCATATCTTCCACGCACTAGTGATATTGGGTGTACTGGGTATTGGGTTTATCAAGAGCAGACTGGCGCTTGAAGAGGTGATTGCGCCAGCCGCGGTAGCTTCAGATGCAGCAGAAATATTGCCTCAACAGCAGTCTCATAACTTAGGAGAAAACGCCATGAATAAGGTCCTTATTCCAGTTGATGGTTCCAGCAACGCTTTGTTAGCACTCAAGCATGCGGTTAAGATTTATGGAAAAGATGCTCACACGGAAATTCATATTTGCAATGTTCAGCCAAAAATTTATCGTCATATCAGTAAATTTTTTAGCAAAGGTGACATTAACTCTTGGCAGGCTGAGCGTGCAAAAGAAACAGCAAGAACTGCAGCAGAGTACCTAGAGAAATCGGGTGTCAGCTTTTCTTTCACCCATGTCACTGGAGACAAGGGTGAAGCCTTGAATAATGAAGCCATACGTCTGGGCTGCAGTCGCATCATCATTGGTTCAGCTAAGAAAAATACTCTAAGCCGCCTATTTGAAAATTCAACTACTGCCAAATTGCTGGAAATTAGTGACATTCCGGTTGAGGTTGTTACGGGTAAGTCTATTTCTACTCTGGAGCGTTGGGGTATACCTGCTATTGGGGCGGGAGCTGCAACTGCGCTAGTAGCAGCGGTAATTGATTAATCCAAATTTCAGCGTTACTCTCTTTGCCCTCTTTACGAGGGCTTTTTTTCATTAATATTCAGTAAAAACAAGAAATAAAATCAATAAATATCTGCTTTATTAAGAATATAGTTGGCCTTAAATTGCTTACATGATGTTCAAAAAGGAGATCGACATGGATGTGATTTTGGAATCAAAAGAACTTGCTGAGCCAGAGTTAAAAGCCTTCACTGAGAACCGCGTGAAATACTCATTGAAGCGCGTGTTTTGGTTAGTGCGAAAAATTAAGATCAAATATAAAGCCGTGCCTGCCCAAGCTAATGCATGCAACCAAAATTGCTCAATTGAGTTGCAAACTTTTGATTATCAAAGGGTGGAGTTCAGCGTTACGGCGCGAGATAAGAAAACCGCCTTAGAGATGGCGGTAAAGAAAGTATATAAACATGTTCAGAAAGTTTTTCATAAGGCACAAAAATATGGTCGATTATCTAAGAATGTATTCGTTTAAAAAATAACTTCATTTCAGTTATCGTGATCTAATAAGTAAAACTAAACGGGGAGTAGCCTGCCCAGCAATGGGTCCCGTACATCGTCATTACGGCCGTAAGGTCCGGTGTATGGGTAAATTATTTAAGGCAAGACCATTTACTAATATTAATAAATGGCCTATCTAAACCGTTCACCTTGTTCTCACATATCGAATCTGACCTTTAGCTCTGCAGTGCGGTGGATGGGGTCAGTGCTTCGTTATCTTGCTGTAGTTAGCTTAAGCAGCTTTTTATTGAGTAATGTTGCCGCTCAAAGTCAAAAGGCTTATACGGTTAATGAACTCATCTCAATGGCTCTAGAATCTAGCCCTCAAGTTCTCGCTGCGCGTGATCAGTCTAAGGCTGTAAAAGGGCAGCTCTCTACAGCCCGCGCCATTCCTAATCCTGAGTTTGAGATTGGCACAGGTCAGCAACGGTCTGTTACTGGCCCATTAACAGTTGGCAATGTATCTTCATGGTCGGTTGTGCAACCATTAGACATGCCTTATACCCGCTTCCCACGCGTCAATGCAGCTGAAGCTACGTTAAGGGCAGCCGAAGCTACTCGAATTGCTTTTGAGATTGAAACGATATCTAAAGTGCAGCAGCGCTTTTATGAGTTAATGCGTCGGGAGGCAGAGGCAAAAGCAAATGAAGAGGACTTGAATCTTACAAAGCAAATACGTGATCGCATGCAAGTAAGGTATGACGTGGGTGAGACTGCTCGTTTTGAGTTAATTCGATCCCAGACAGAATTCTTAAATGCGCAAATCGCCGCTGAATCTAGTAAGTTAAGGGTAGAGCAGGCTAGGAGTGCTTTGCGCCAAGTTGTGGGGCATGCCTTGCCAGCTAATTATGTTGTAGTTATAGAGCAGCCTAAAGTAGAAACATTGCCCGCTTTAAATATCTTGTTATCAGAGATACAGGCTCAAAGTCCTGAGCTGCAAAAAGCAAAGGCAGATGTGGAGGCAAGCGAGTCTCGTTTAAGTTTTGAAAAAAACGCTCGTTTGCCTAAGTTGGCATTCAAAGCCTCGCAGTACAACGACCCTAACTTTACCGATCGACTGTATGGTTTGCAAATCTCCATACCTATTTGGGACTTTAAAGGCGGTCAGATAGCTGAAGCCGAAGCCAATGCCTCAAAAGCAAGAAACCAATTGAATGCTCAAAGTCAAAGTCTGGAGCAGCAGTTAGAGACTGCTTATAAGCTCTATCAGATGGCTGGCTATCAAGTCAAAGTTTTAGAGCAAGAGGTTGTTCAACTTGCTGCGAGTGCGCAAAAGATTGCTGAGGTGTCCTATCGTTATGGCGAAAGAGGAATGTTGGAATACCTCGATGCGCAAAGGACTTTTCGCGCTGCCAGGAACGATTTTATTAGAGCTAGATTTGATTTAGCTTCTGTGACAACTGAGATTCAACGTTTACGCGCTAACCCAGATTGGGTTGCAAAAATTGAGAGTAATAAGTAATGAAAGAAAAAATTACACCATTTCTTCAATGGCTTGGGCATTGGCAGAAAGCTCTTATGGGGCAGGTAAAGCGCTATTCAAAAGAGTGGTTTGAGCAAGTTGTTCAAACGCAAAGCCATTACTACCAAATCATCCATGATTGGCTGGGTACTTACGTGCCTTCAGTGATCCAGCGCTATGATGCGGCACCACATCAGATTAAAAAAGGATTGTTTTTCTTGCCTTGGTTGGTTCTGTTCGTTAGTACGCTTAATTATTTCAATGTTTTTGATCGTGGCTCTACGATCAAATCGGTGCAAGATCCAAATGTGGTGGTGGTAAATCAAGATTTTAGAAAAATGATTGCGGATGGTAAGGTGCAGATTGCTCCGTTCGTAGAAGAGTTGCGGGCTTCAGGAAGAATTGACTTTAATGAGCTCTTTCTATCACGCATCGGCGCCAATGTAACTGGGCGAGTCTCTGAAATACTGGCGGTGCCTGGTCAGGTAGTCAAGCAGGGTGATGTGTTGGCAAAAATTACATCAACTGAGCTAACCCAATCGCAACTCGCTTACTTAAAAGCAAAAAGTGCTAGTCAATTGGCAGACCAGGCTGCTAACCGTGCCAAAATTTTATATAAAGAAGATGTCATTGCATTGGCAGAACTGCAAAAGCGTGAGGCAGAGTCGAGTAGTGCTAAGGCAGAATATCGCGCAGCAAATGATCAGTTACGCGTACAGGGAATGGATCAAGCGAGTATTGATCGTCTTGCTAAATCAGGCGTGATTGAATCGATCAATAATGTAATAGCCACCATTCCTGGTGAAATCGTTGAGCGTAAGATTAACAAGGGTCAAGTAGTTCAACCGGCAGATGCTTTATTTACAGTGGCTGATCTAAGTACGCTATGGGCTATCTCAGAAGTTCCTGAAAGTAATTCGTATTTAATTCGCAAGGGCCAAAAAGCCTCATTACTAATTCCAGCATTGCGCAATCAAGAGATTGAGGGAACGGTTGCACATGTGGATTCCATTGTGAATCCGCAAACCCGTACGGTGGTAGTGCGCATGGAGCTGCCCAATAAAGAAGGCTTAATTAAGCCTGGAATGTTAGCAACGATGCTGATTGAAAGTCAGTCAATTGATAAATTGGTTGTTCCCGTAGGTGCTGTAGTGAGGGAAGACAACCATGATCATGTCTTCGTCAGAATTGATGACGACTTATATCGAATGGTACCAGTTAAGCTTGGCGTGGAAGGTAGGGGGTATCGCCCGGTCATTTCTGGGCTGAAAGAAGGTCAAGAGATTGCGATTGACGGTGCGTATCATCTCAATACGGAGCGTAAGCGTCAGCTTAGCGGCGGATAAGTCATGATTGAAAGAATTGTTCGTCTCTCGCTACAACAGCGCCTGTTAGTGGTCATTATTGCTATTGTCATGCTGGTGGCAGGCCTACTCGCAACAAAGCGCCTATCAGTCGATGCCTTTCCTGATGTAACCAATGTTCAGGTTCAGGTTGCTGTTGAAGCGCCAGGTAAGTCCCCTGAAGAAATTGAACGCTTTGTCACTATCCCAATTGAATTGGGAATGACTGGTCTGCCAGGTTTAACGGAAATGCGCTCGTTAAACCGAAATGGTATTGCGGTTATAACGCTCGTGTTTACTGAAAAAACTGAAATTTATTTTGCGCGCCAATTGGTTACCGAGCGCTTAATTGAAGTCTCTTCCAAAATGCCGGTAGGAATTACTCCGGTATTAGCCCCTCCCTCAACGGGATTAGGTGAGGTTTATCAATACACCCTAGATCATCCATCAGATCGACATCGTGAATTAACGGTAGATGAGTTGTCAGAACGCCGCGCAGTTCAAGATTGGATTGTTAGACCTATGCTGCGATCAATTCCAGGTGTTGCTGAGATTAATACACAAGGGGGGTACGCAAGAGAATATCAGGTGTTGGTAAATCCAGAACGATTGCGTCACTATCAAATCAGTTTGCAAGATGTGTATCAAGCTCTTGCTAGAAATAATGCCAACTCTGGCGGCGGGCAGATGCCAAGTTATGCCGAACGTTATTTGATAAGGGGCTTAGGTTTAATTAGCAAGCCTGAGGATATCGGCAAAATTATTTTGAAAGAAGTAAAAGGCATCCCAGTCTATGTAAAAAACGTTGCTGAAGTCACTATCGGTAGCGAAATTCGTCAGGGCGCAGCGATCAAAAATGGTTACACCGAGAGTGTGGCTGGTATTGTGCAAATGATTCGAGGTGGTAATGCCCGGGAAGTTGTGAACCGTATCAAATTAAAAGTGGCTGAAATTAACGAAGGCAAGTTATTGCCAGACGGATTGCAGATTGTTCCGTTCTACGATAGAACGGATCTGGTGAATGCGGCAATGTTTAACGTCGCTAAGGTTTTGGTTGAAGGTGTGATCCTCGTTATTATTTTGCTCTTCTTATTTTTGGGGGATGTTCGCTCGTCTTTGATCGTAGTGGCAACATTATTGTTGACGCCGCTATTGACTTTTTTGGTCATGAATCGCTACGGCATTTCAGCAAACTTAATGTCTCTGGGAGGTCTTGCGATTGCTATTGGCATTATGGTGGATGGCTCGGTAGTAGTGGTTGAGAATACATTCGCAAAATTGGGGGAGCGCTTAAAGTCTGGCGAATCGAAAAACAGAATTATTCTGGAAGCTGCCGCAGAGGTTGGTAAACCTGTGCTCTTTGGTGTCGGTATCATTATTTTGGTATTTATGCCCTTGCTATCTTTAGAGGGCATGGAGGGCAAAATGTTTGCCCCTATGGCAATCACGATTGCGATCGCATTGGCTATTTCCTTAATTTTGTCTTTTACTTTGTCTCCAGTGCTTTGCTCCTATATTTTGAAAGGCGGGAGCGAGGAAGATACAAAGATCGTCAAAAGGCTGCGTACACCTTATGATCGCTGGCTCAATTGGAGCCTTAATAATCCTAAATTGGTAGTGAAGCGTTCCTTTATTGCCTTGGTGTTGAGTTTGCTTGGGTTCTTATTTTTAGGGAAGTCTTTTATTCCGGTCATGCAAGAGGGTTCTATTACTCCGGTGATTGTGCGCGCACCTAATATTTCATTAGATGAATCTATCAAGCTTGAGTTTGAAGCTATCAAGAGGATTATGACAATTCCTGGGGTAGAAATGGCGGTATCACGCTTGGGTAAAGGGGAGTCTCCCGCTGATCCTGGGCAACCAAATGAATCTGATCCAATCGTGACGCTTAAGCCCTTGGGGGATAGAGATCATACTCAGGAAGAGATTGCACAACAAATTCGTGAAAAGTTAAAAACACTTCCAGGTATTGAATTAGCGATTTCTCAACCGATTGCAGCACGTGTGGATGAGATGGTCTCTGGAGTTCGTTCACAAGTAGCTGTAAAGATTTTTGGTGAAGATCTTGCAGTCTTACAAAAATTAGGCTCCCAAATTGGGCAAATACTGACGAAAATGAAAGGTAGTAATGATTTACGTATTGAGCAAGCTTCAGGTCAGAACTATCTCAATATCCGAATTGATCGCGATGCAATTGCTCGCTATGGAATCAACGTCTCTGATGTGAATGAAGTGATTGAGACTGCTATTGGCGGCAAGCAAGCTAGCACGATTTATGAGGGCGAAAGGCGCTTTCCTTTGGTGCTTCGTTACCCTGCTAACTACAGAAACAATATTGATGCAATTCAAAATATTATTTTGCATTCACCGGATGGTGCTCAGGTATTGCTGCGAGATTTAGCAGAAATTACCGTCAAAGAGGGGCCTGCCCAAATATCGCGTGAATCAGGTAGGCGTCGCCTAGTGGTGGGGGTGAATGTAGAGGGTCGAGATCTAGGTGGTTTCGTAAAAGAAGCTCAAGACTTAATTGCTAAAAATGTAGAGTTGCCTCAAGGCTATAGCTTGCAATGGGGCGGTCAATTTGAAAATATGCAAAGAGCGATGTCACGCTTGATGATCATTATTCCTTTAACTATTTTAGCCATCTTCTTTTTGTTGTTTATGTTGTTCAAGTCAATCCGCTTGGCTGCCCTCATTATTTTGGTTCTCCCGTTTGCATCTATTGGCGGTGTCTTTGGGCTATTCATTACTGGCGAGTATCTCTCTGTTCCAGCGGCGGTTGGATTTATTAATCTTTGGGGAATTGCCGTTCTTAATGGGGTGGTATTGATCTCGTTCATCAAGCAACTTCGGGAAGATGGTTACACCATGGATGAGGCATTACTTCATGGATGTGGACATCGCTTTAGGCCAGTCATGATGACTGCTTCTGTTGCGATGTTGGCTTTAGTGCCGATGTTATTTTCTGGGGGCCCTGGTTCAGAGGTAACGCGCCCCTTGGCTGCTGTTGTCATTGCTGGCCTGATTACATCAACAGCCCTAACTTTATTGGTATTGCCAGTTTTGTACAGATGGTTTGAAGAGAAAGAGGTGTGAGTATGATGGAAGTTAAAGCGGTAATCAGCCCCAATAAATTAGGGGCCCTAAGAGCGGCACTTCTCGATACACCAGGATTTCCGGGTATGACGGTTTCTAAGGTTGAAGGTTGCAGCGCGCCCTCTAAGTTAGGTAAAGCAACTATTAAAGATGAGCTAACGGATTACTCTGCCAAAGTTCGCATTGAGATTATTTGTAATGCAGAAATTGCAGGTTCGCTAATGGATAAAATTGTGGCGGTGTGTCAGGCTGGACATATGGGCGATGCCGTAGTTTGGTGCACGCCCGTCCCAAACGCATTTTTTGTAAGTAAATCATCGAGTTCAATCTGAATAGAAGTACCTAGATCACGCCAAGGACTGTTTGTGGGGTCAGTATCTTCAAAGAGATTAGCGCTTGCGAGCAACTCCTGATCGGTCTTATTTTCTGGTTTTATCTTGGTTATTGGTGTAGTGTTGAATTAATTGTCTTTATATTATTCAGTCTTAAATAGAATTATTATCAATTGTTATCTGCTTTATTAAGAATTAAGTTGTTTGTAGCATCTAAGCCATTATTAGTTAAACAGGAGAGCAAAATGGTTGCAACCAAATGTATTTCTCGAAATCGTTCTTTTTGGCAAGTTGTAATCATTCCCATCCTTTTTGGGATGTTTGTCACTGGCGCCAAAGCTGCTGATTTTCCAGGTGATAGACCCATTACTCTTGTAGTTCCATTTGCGGCTGGCGGTCCAACTGATAAGGTTGCTCGTGAGCTTGCCTTAGCCATGGGAAAACAACTTAAGGGTCAAGTGATTGTGGATAACAGTCCAGGTGCAGGTGGCACGATTGGCGCAAAGAAAGTGATTAACTCTAAGAATGATGGTTACACATTGCTGATTCATCACATTGGTATGTCAACTGCACCAGCGCTCTATAAGAACTTGGGCTTTGATCCGATGAATGATTATGAGTACGTCGGCCAAGTTGCTGACGTGCCAATGGTATTGGTGGGTAATAAAGATTTGCCACCAAAGAATTTCCAAGAATTACTTCCTTACATGAAGGCCAATGTTAGCAAGATCTCTTATGCAAACGCAGGGGTTGGCTCTGCTAGTCACTTATGTGGATTGCTATTTATGAGCCGTATTGAGTTGGACTTGACGACTGTTCCTTATAAAGGTACGGCACCAGCCTTAACCGATTTGATTGGTGGTCAGGTGCAATTAATGTGTGATCAAACCACCAATATCTCGGGTCAATTGACTACTGGCTCTATTAAGCCTTACGGTACAACAACCATGCAGCGCCTGAAAGCATTCGACAAGATTCCTACTCTCAATGAGCAAGGCTTGAAGAACTTTGAAATTAAAGTGTGGCATGGTGTTTATGCACCTAAAGGTACGCCTAAGGCAGAAATGGATAAATTATCCAAAGCTTTACAAGGTGCTATTCAAGATCCTCAATATAAAAAACACATGGCTGAGTTAGGCGTGGAGATTCCATCGCAAGCAAACTCAACCCCAGAGGGCCTCAAGAAACACTTAAAGGCGCAGATCGATTTGTGGACGCCAATTATT is from Polynucleobacter sp. MWH-UH23A and encodes:
- a CDS encoding universal stress protein, which translates into the protein MNKVLIPVDGSSNALLALKHAVKIYGKDAHTEIHICNVQPKIYRHISKFFSKGDINSWQAERAKETARTAAEYLEKSGVSFSFTHVTGDKGEALNNEAIRLGCSRIIIGSAKKNTLSRLFENSTTAKLLEISDIPVEVVTGKSISTLERWGIPAIGAGAATALVAAVID
- a CDS encoding TolC family protein, producing the protein MLRYLAVVSLSSFLLSNVAAQSQKAYTVNELISMALESSPQVLAARDQSKAVKGQLSTARAIPNPEFEIGTGQQRSVTGPLTVGNVSSWSVVQPLDMPYTRFPRVNAAEATLRAAEATRIAFEIETISKVQQRFYELMRREAEAKANEEDLNLTKQIRDRMQVRYDVGETARFELIRSQTEFLNAQIAAESSKLRVEQARSALRQVVGHALPANYVVVIEQPKVETLPALNILLSEIQAQSPELQKAKADVEASESRLSFEKNARLPKLAFKASQYNDPNFTDRLYGLQISIPIWDFKGGQIAEAEANASKARNQLNAQSQSLEQQLETAYKLYQMAGYQVKVLEQEVVQLAASAQKIAEVSYRYGERGMLEYLDAQRTFRAARNDFIRARFDLASVTTEIQRLRANPDWVAKIESNK
- a CDS encoding efflux RND transporter periplasmic adaptor subunit, whose translation is MKEKITPFLQWLGHWQKALMGQVKRYSKEWFEQVVQTQSHYYQIIHDWLGTYVPSVIQRYDAAPHQIKKGLFFLPWLVLFVSTLNYFNVFDRGSTIKSVQDPNVVVVNQDFRKMIADGKVQIAPFVEELRASGRIDFNELFLSRIGANVTGRVSEILAVPGQVVKQGDVLAKITSTELTQSQLAYLKAKSASQLADQAANRAKILYKEDVIALAELQKREAESSSAKAEYRAANDQLRVQGMDQASIDRLAKSGVIESINNVIATIPGEIVERKINKGQVVQPADALFTVADLSTLWAISEVPESNSYLIRKGQKASLLIPALRNQEIEGTVAHVDSIVNPQTRTVVVRMELPNKEGLIKPGMLATMLIESQSIDKLVVPVGAVVREDNHDHVFVRIDDDLYRMVPVKLGVEGRGYRPVISGLKEGQEIAIDGAYHLNTERKRQLSGG
- a CDS encoding CusA/CzcA family heavy metal efflux RND transporter, which produces MIERIVRLSLQQRLLVVIIAIVMLVAGLLATKRLSVDAFPDVTNVQVQVAVEAPGKSPEEIERFVTIPIELGMTGLPGLTEMRSLNRNGIAVITLVFTEKTEIYFARQLVTERLIEVSSKMPVGITPVLAPPSTGLGEVYQYTLDHPSDRHRELTVDELSERRAVQDWIVRPMLRSIPGVAEINTQGGYAREYQVLVNPERLRHYQISLQDVYQALARNNANSGGGQMPSYAERYLIRGLGLISKPEDIGKIILKEVKGIPVYVKNVAEVTIGSEIRQGAAIKNGYTESVAGIVQMIRGGNAREVVNRIKLKVAEINEGKLLPDGLQIVPFYDRTDLVNAAMFNVAKVLVEGVILVIILLFLFLGDVRSSLIVVATLLLTPLLTFLVMNRYGISANLMSLGGLAIAIGIMVDGSVVVVENTFAKLGERLKSGESKNRIILEAAAEVGKPVLFGVGIIILVFMPLLSLEGMEGKMFAPMAITIAIALAISLILSFTLSPVLCSYILKGGSEEDTKIVKRLRTPYDRWLNWSLNNPKLVVKRSFIALVLSLLGFLFLGKSFIPVMQEGSITPVIVRAPNISLDESIKLEFEAIKRIMTIPGVEMAVSRLGKGESPADPGQPNESDPIVTLKPLGDRDHTQEEIAQQIREKLKTLPGIELAISQPIAARVDEMVSGVRSQVAVKIFGEDLAVLQKLGSQIGQILTKMKGSNDLRIEQASGQNYLNIRIDRDAIARYGINVSDVNEVIETAIGGKQASTIYEGERRFPLVLRYPANYRNNIDAIQNIILHSPDGAQVLLRDLAEITVKEGPAQISRESGRRRLVVGVNVEGRDLGGFVKEAQDLIAKNVELPQGYSLQWGGQFENMQRAMSRLMIIIPLTILAIFFLLFMLFKSIRLAALIILVLPFASIGGVFGLFITGEYLSVPAAVGFINLWGIAVLNGVVLISFIKQLREDGYTMDEALLHGCGHRFRPVMMTASVAMLALVPMLFSGGPGSEVTRPLAAVVIAGLITSTALTLLVLPVLYRWFEEKEV
- a CDS encoding P-II family nitrogen regulator, with protein sequence MMEVKAVISPNKLGALRAALLDTPGFPGMTVSKVEGCSAPSKLGKATIKDELTDYSAKVRIEIICNAEIAGSLMDKIVAVCQAGHMGDAVVWCTPVPNAFFVSKSSSSI
- a CDS encoding tripartite tricarboxylate transporter substrate-binding protein; protein product: MFVTGAKAADFPGDRPITLVVPFAAGGPTDKVARELALAMGKQLKGQVIVDNSPGAGGTIGAKKVINSKNDGYTLLIHHIGMSTAPALYKNLGFDPMNDYEYVGQVADVPMVLVGNKDLPPKNFQELLPYMKANVSKISYANAGVGSASHLCGLLFMSRIELDLTTVPYKGTAPALTDLIGGQVQLMCDQTTNISGQLTTGSIKPYGTTTMQRLKAFDKIPTLNEQGLKNFEIKVWHGVYAPKGTPKAEMDKLSKALQGAIQDPQYKKHMAELGVEIPSQANSTPEGLKKHLKAQIDLWTPIIKAAGIYAD